GCCACTGTGTGGAACGTAGAGTTCCTCTGATTTCTCCTGTGTGTAAACAGAATTCAGAGCAAGTGTGATACCAAATACCACATTCTGTGTTGACCTTAGAGTGGTAATTCTTGTCTTATGTGGAGGTTTGTTGGTGTAAGCCCACCTGAGCCAAGTGTCTGGTACATTCTGATGAATATCCAGGTTGGTATcttggcattttctttcttttataattcTTGCTCATGCAAAGTGGTAATTCATATCAAAAGTATGAATTACTATTATCAAAAGTATATCCAGCACAAGGTAGCTGattgctgctgcagtttccaACAGCTGTATGTTTTGGTTTATGCAGATGTGGAGAGTGTGATGAACAGCGTTGTCTCTCTGCTCCTTATCCTGGAACCTGACAAACAAGAAGCACTGATTGAAAACCTGTGTGAGAAGTTAGTGAAGTTTCGGGAAGGAGAGCGCCCATCTCTTAGACTGCAGCTGTAAGTATTGTACAGGGCAAAGTGAGACAGTGGTGACTTGGCAAAGTAATTGTGCCTCTGAAGAGGAAGGATTATCTTGGATGTCTTTAAATCAAAGTGTGGGGTGTTGCAGGAAGCACTCTTTTTACCTTCTTTTCACTGTCATAAAATAGAAgtaccaatttttttttccttgggtgTTACAAAGTGAAATTAATATGCATAGTTTTCAGCTTTGCTGAAAATGATTACAAAACTGGAAGCTGTTACAGTTCATGGATGTGAGGTGCTGCCAGATGCTTTGTACTAGCATGTGTGTTAAAAGAACTTTGACATGCACTCCAGTGATGTTTTTTGAAAGCTCTGTAACTCCGTTGTTGGTTGTTTGTGCTTTAGCCTGAGCAATCTCTTCCATGGCATGGACAAGAACACTCCTGTGAGGTACACAGTGTACTGCAGCCTTCTCAAAGTGGCCTCCTCCTGTGGTGCCATCCAGTACATTCCAACTGAACTAGATCAGGTAATTCAGTGACCCTTCAAGTTGTGGCCTTTGTATGAACCGTGTTGCACCTAAATATTACTCAGAGCTGATACTGACCATCTCTTACAAATTGCCAGAGCCTAGAGAAATTGCCATGAAGCTGATTAGAGAGATGCAACACCTCTCCTGCGAGGGAAGGCTGAGAGcattgggattgttcagcctggagaagagaaggctccaggatGCCCTTATGGCAGTACTTTAAAGGGGGCTCATTAAAGAGGGAGAGTGACTTTTGCCATGGGCagatagtgataggacaaggagtcATGGGAGCATGAGAATCAGAAAACCTAAAAGAGAAATCTTTGTGCAAGATACTTTTAATCCTTTTCTGCTTGGGAGAAAATGAGGAGTATTTGTAGTGctattttaatcttttcctgAATGCTTCTTTTTCACTTGTATTCTGCCTAGGTCCGAAAATGGATTTCTGACTGGAATCTGGCCACAGAGAAGAAGCACACTCTCCTGAGACTGCTCTATGATGTCCTAGTAGACTGCAAGAAAAGGTATAAAAGACAAGTCATGCATAATAGATAACTCTGTATTTTGATGTACTACAGGTGATCTGTAGGGAAAGTATTTCCCATAGGACTTGTAAAATTAATCTGTACTGATAATTCAATCCAAATACACttctgggtttttaaaaaaatatttttaagcattcTTGCATTAAACCAGTGTTCCCAATAATATTAAAGTTAGTAGTGAATTAGCTGCACACCACAGACTCCCAAAATAACACTATTCCTTTCTATAAATAATCATCTCAGTGCATTGTAGCATTATGCCAAGTTTATTATTTAATTGCACTTTTGACATGGTAGTGCATGGTAGTGCTATCTCTTACTTAATGATGTGGGAAGGCTTATCAATCATGGCTAACAGAATCAGTCTTTTTATGTAAACATTACCTTCAGGACAGAGCTTTCCACTAGTAGTGGAAATTAATGTCCACAGAATACCTGCTTGGCCATTTTGAATTATTATCCTGGATCATAAGAAGCATCTTTGATCTAACAAACTTGGCAGACCACTGTCTTCTGGCATGTAGAGTAATCCAGCGAGTATGGTGCCTGTAAACCAAAGCAGGTCTGAACTGAGAGCTGTCATCAGTTTATCTTACAGGAATGATGCAGTGCATTGActgccctggccagggctgcagtgatGGGCTGCTGTCCAGTGGTTTGGGGTGTAGTTCCACGACAGCTCAAACCTACTTAACCTGTCCCTGcagtttgggatggggatgtggggGGTGTGTGTTGCTTCCCCCTGCCCTTCCACTCTGTTTTCTGAGTTATTTTTTCAAGGTTCTTTTGATTTTCATAGTGAGGCAGCATCAAACCCCCTCCACTGCTGACCCACAGTGGTACCAAAACTGCACTTGTGCATTTTCAGCATTTGCATAACCTTGCACTGCTGCAAAAGGAAGTTCTGTCCTGTACCCTCTGTTCCTGTCCCCTCCAGCTGCCAGTACCTGTGTGcgtttgtgctgctgtgggcatTTGTGTGCCTGCACAGGGGCTTGGCCTGGGGACGTGACCTTGCTGGGGGTTTAAAAAGGCAAGTGTGAAGCTGTCACAGGTGGAGAAGAGTTCCATCTGTCAGGAGAGTTGGCTTATTCTGCCCTGCTGGAATTGTAGCCTGGAAATGCTGCATCAGCATAGCAGGATCATAACCTCAGTTTAGGGATGATTAATCCTCATGGAGTAGTTACTCTGTGAGCTACATTACTGGGAATTCCTGTTTGTAACACTCAAATGCTTTTGCATCAATAGTTCTGTATGGCAGATTTCAGATGgtcaaaattaattcagaaatgtTAGTCACAGATCTTTTCCATGGCTTAGTGCTTACCTCGTTTCAGAAATATTACACTGATAacattcctgctcttcctcactTCTCAGCCTGTTGATTTATTGTGAGGTTTTAACTAGTTTCATTCCCAAACTTAATAGCTAACTATTTTTAGCTAGTCTTGCTATCAAATCAGTGGATTAAACTTCTAGATTTTGTTTCCCCTGCTACCAGTAACCTTGCTACTGTTTTTTTGCAAATGGTTTTTTCcaaatggtttttttccttgcttacCATAGGTGATTTTTTATGGCAGCCAATAAAACCTTCCCCAAACCCTGTAAGAGAGGACTCCTGCACTCGGTGTCCAAGCTGTTcactgagcagagcagtgtTTCAGGGCACTTGCATTTCtctccagaaaagaaaacaagaagtgACCCTGGCACCTTTGACCTGGTTCACTCTCCTGGATCAGTGGGCAGTGTTTGCAATAGTATGGGAAACTCACAGCAGCATTCCAGCTGTAGCACTCAGGAATGTTGCTCTATCTAGCAGTATGGGAGGATAAGTGGGAACTGAAAAGTACATGATAAAAATCATACCTCAGTTACTGTTGTTGGTTTATAATCAAGGGAAAAGAACTAGATTGTTAAAGACAATTGAATTCCTTTGTTTGCTTGATTTCTGTTTTAACTTTGGTCAGTGTGGCAGAAGAGATGGTTTTCTGTAGCTAAAAGACTTAGTCCCAGTGCATCTCCAGTGTTGGTAGTTAATAGATTGGTAGCTCCTAAAAAGTAAATGTGCAGAGATTGTGTGGTGTCCCTTTTCCTGAAGTGACAAGTGAAAGTTTGTTTTATCAAACCTTTTCCAGCCACCTTGATGCAGTTTAAAGCTGGTCTCTGCTGGCAGGATTCAGCAGCTTTGGCCCTGCCCAAGTTAAATTCAAACAGGTCTGGCAAGTCTAGCTATTAATCCTTGTAGCAAAAAGCTCAGCGCGTCAGGCACCTGCAGAGtaattgtttcatttcattttagttCAGTGTAATATCATGTAATGTAGAGGGACTCAATTCCAGCATCTCACTAAGTCTCTGAATGCTCTGCTGTggattttttgttccttttatcTGCCATCACTCTTAAGCTCTCACTGGCTTTTTGTCAAGTTATGCATCTAGACTGGCAAGTGGAGCCAAGAGCACTTGTTCAGGCTGTTTTACTAGAAAGAATGTTCACATTTGCACCTTAGGTGAGACACATTTAACAACAAGCTGTGGTAAAATAGTGATCTGTACTAGTGCTTGAAACAGCCTAATTTGCAGTAGCAGTCTGACACTGAATAGAATACAAGACTGCCATAGAATATAAACCTGCCGTATTTGGAGAGAATAGAATTTAAAGGCTGCCATATTTGCTAAGTTCACAAGAATTTAGCACACAAAGTTTGGGAGTAATTGTCTTCTGTTGTTTCCTAGAAATACAAGTGAAAAATTCCACTCCTccccacttaaaaaaaaaaaaaaaaggcagggaatTGAAAATACTGTTTGAATTTAGTTAAGTGATAGTTTTCAGGTTTTGCTGCTAAGGGAAGGattaggagaggaaaaaaagtgccAGAAAACTGTAACACAGCTCTGAAGTGCACAAGAGCAACTGCTGAAAATCTTTCATTGAATAAGGAATTGTGCATTAGGTTGAATAGCACATGAGCTGAGCCTCTTTGATTAAATATCTGTATGTTACCATTCTTGTTGTAAAGTGGTCCTTTGTCTCCTAGAATATCTAATTTTGGTAAGATTTCACCAGTGCTAAAATCATAGCCAGTCACAGACTGATTTACAAATGCTTCTCTCATACATAAAGCTgcctaaattaattttcttttcactgataCAGAACTGTTGGTTCATTTGTGTCAATATTGGTCACCAGGGCAAAACATAAGCTGACCTCTTTAATGCTggagttttaaaacaaatgtttcattAAAGCTTATAGCCGTGAATATGGTTCTGGAATGCTGGGATCTATAGAAAATGCCCTTGGGGACAAATGCACATCCAGATTTTATATGATACTGGGTGTTGCCCATGATGTCTTAATATTTGTGCTGCACATCTCTCAGATCTGGTCAATTCTCTGAGAACAAACTTCACCCTATGGAGTGACTGTCAAACAGTGGTATGGTGAGATTTCAAATAAATACCCACAGAAAGACACTTACTGTACTCCAAAAACCATTCAGCCCCGTGCTGCTGTATGGGTTAAACCTCTGTCACAGCGCAGAGCATGCTGGGCATCTTGTGTTGGTTTGTTCTTCCCTGTGCAGTTGATGCTATTGGCCTAAGTCACtaatgaaaattgaaattttattcTCCCAGTGTTATATTTTAAGGAAGATTGTGTGTGCTTTTAGACCACGTGTGACAATTTGATGTAAATTTTGCAACAAGCATCAGTGGTTGCTGGCCTTGTTGGTGGTAGAACTgtgaagtgaaaataaattaaaatctgttaaaaTGACACAGTAACAATCTCAGAGCTGGTTTGCAATAGTTCTGGTGTTGTTCACAGGATAATCTGGGTGGACAGGGCTGTAGGTTTGCTCAGCTTTCTGAGTAGGAGTTGTTTGTCTAAAAGCTGTCTGTCAGAGCAGAGCttcacagcagcctcagccagTCTCACTGCTGGCTGCGTAATTTCATCAATAAAATGGGCAGCTCTCACTCAGAATACTTGAAGAGAGAATCTCTGAAAGAAGAGAGCAGCTTTTATACAGTCATTTTCTGACCATAAATATCCTTTAAGAGATGCcattttacatttgaaataaaCTTTGCAGCGCTACTTATTGCACAGTGATTAAATCCAGATGTGCACAAGAGGAGCATTCTAGTGAACCATATAAAGCTGTTCCTAGCTCAGAAAGCTTTTTCCGTAACCAGCAGGTAATTAATCAGTTTAAGAGAATGAAATGAAGGGTGAAGATAAACATTTTGTAGAAGAAGAATTGAAAGAATACATCCAGCTAATTTGTTCTCTCCACTAGAATTAAAAGGGATCATCTACATCTTTTTCGAGTGTGATTTAATTTGACCTATAACATTATAatagaattatttaaatatttgagtgTCTTGTTTGAACTATTTTTTCAGCAATTCTGaggtaactttattttttttctatagtgACACTGCAGCAAAAGTAATGGTGGAGCTATTGGGAAGTTACACAGAGGACAATGCTTCCCAGGCTAGAGTTGATGCTCACAGGTAAGACTGACTTCCCAGTTTCCTTAAAAGTAACTTTTCCTCAATTGCCAAATTATTTTGGTCCCCTTACTATTAAGAGGATGGAATGGCCTGGCAGGCCGAGGGCCCTGCCGGGCCTGTTCTGTAGCATTGCTGACTCAGTCAAGAGTTTGTCTCTGCAGTCTGCTGTAGGTCTGGCTGTTTGTAGGCTTACTCCAGTGTGCAAGTGCACAGGAGAGTTCCTGGTCACTGCTGAGAGGGATCAGCCTTGGGTAAGGGCTTTACATCAGCTGTGCACTCAAAATCTCTACTGGAATCCTTTATTTCAGGTGGTTTTACTTTTTGCCTGTTTCATTATCTGACTGTGAGCATTCTTTCAAATAGCACTTTCTCTTGAAAAAACATTGTTGCTGTCTTCTCTGTGAGCAATTACAAAGGATGTGAACTGCAGAGAAATAAGCTTACGTGTTGAACAAACTGGGACTTAATTGATTCATAACAGTGCGTTTTCCCCGCTGGCCAAAATGAGTAAATGCCTGTGTTTTGATGTTCTAACCATCATGATTTTTCTCAGGAATTAGTTCTTCAGGTTCTGCCAGATGTGCACTACCATTAGTTCTCAAGGGAGTTGTTTATACTTAACTATGGAGGAAAATCAGGATGACTCCTTTGGAAAATTAGTGTCTGTGCCTAAGTGGGAACTTCACTGGCTCCCCTagagcagcctgcagcctgtTCCCTGTGAGAGAACGCGcgtgcccagggctgtgtccgTGCAGAGCTCGGCTTCTCCTGATGTCCTGGTGTGGCAGAGCGAGCCGAGGCTTCTGATGTGCTGCTGCCAAAAGCTTTCTTCTGGAGTTCCTCTCTCTAGTCTGGAGCTGCAACTGAGAAATCCTGCGCCTTGCACTGTTTGCTGTTGgggttttctctgttttgtgtCACATATTCAAGTACAATTAAATCTTCCAAAACAACttaattctgtgaaattttagGAGCACAGTAAAAATACCTTTGTTCCTCCTAGGAacaaaggctgtgctggaaatAAATGCATAGATGAAAACCCTAGGGTGATCTGTGGTTTGACCACCTGACACATTTCATTTGGAGTACTGGACAAACTACTTTAATGCTTCCTATTCCTTGGTTTTTCCATctgtaaaatgaattttaaaactggAATGTGACATATGTTACTTCTAATAATAATTGAAAACCCTTGTTTCCTAGAAAGCAAGGAACAACAAATCGAGTTGCTCTTAGTCATAAAGATGTGAATGGCTTTGAAAGtaagcattttccttttctcatcaGATGTATTGTACGAGCATTGAAGGATCCAAATACCTTTCTCTTTGATCATCTTCTTGCCTTAAAACCAGTCAAATTTTTGGAAGGAGAACTTATTCATGATGTaagtaactttatttttagcGAGATGGTTTGATAACAGTAGATTGCTTTCTTTTAATGTGTCTTTTGAAATCCATTAGAACAGTTATCTGTGTCAGTAATCCTGAGCTGCAATGTGCTATTTCTTTTAcagtctttaaaattaaaattgcatgtGAAACGTTTCCCTTTCAAAGTTTCAGAAACTCAGTTACAAGTCCCGCCCTCACTTGAGTTCTGTAGCGGATCTTAAGTCTGGGGAAAGGAAGTAAGCTCAGCACAGACTGCCTACATCTAttgacagaaaacagaatttcagctCTTAAcagcttatttttctgttcaataCCCATAGTTTCTGTCTGTATCTGTCCAGCCTGCAAGGAGGGAAACCAAGATAATATTTAAACTGTTCTCatatttgttttccatcttcTAGCTTTTGACAATTTTTGTAAGT
This region of Motacilla alba alba isolate MOTALB_02 chromosome 5, Motacilla_alba_V1.0_pri, whole genome shotgun sequence genomic DNA includes:
- the EIF3M gene encoding eukaryotic translation initiation factor 3 subunit M, whose product is MSVPAFIDITEEDQAAELRAYLKSKGAEISEENAEGGLHVDLAQIIEVCDVCLKEDDKDVESVMNSVVSLLLILEPDKQEALIENLCEKLVKFREGERPSLRLQLLSNLFHGMDKNTPVRYTVYCSLLKVASSCGAIQYIPTELDQVRKWISDWNLATEKKHTLLRLLYDVLVDCKKSDTAAKVMVELLGSYTEDNASQARVDAHRCIVRALKDPNTFLFDHLLALKPVKFLEGELIHDLLTIFVSAKLASYVKFYQNNKDFIDSLGLLHEHNMAKMRLLTFMGMAVENKEISFDTMQQELQIGADDVEAFVIDAVKTKMVYCKIDQTQRKVIVSHSTHRTFGKQQWQQLYDTLNTWKQNLNQVKNSLLSLSDT